GCTAAAACTTAATGTGAAGAAGATCAAAAAGCAGGTCTTATATAGTGACTTTATTAGCATTAAGTAGTCTAATGCTTGATTTATTCTTATAAAATCTTTATTTTTGCACCTAAATACACCAAAATCAAATTGCACCAAAAACCATTTGAAGAAAAAACTGATTTTGAAATTATCTTCAAAGAATATTTCAATCCGCTTGTCAATTTTGTAAACAAGTATCTTGAAAATTATGAAAATAGCCGAGAAGTAGTTCAAAGTACTTTTGTCAAAATATGGCAGTACAAGAATCAAATTGAAATAAAGACATCTGTTAAAGCGTATTTATATCAAATGACAAAAAATACAATGATTGATTTCATCAGAAGTAATAAGTCTATGATATCTGCATCATTGGTTGAAAATGAAATGTTACTTTTGCAGGATACAACTGATGAACATTTGGATCCGTATATTGTTAGGCAGGCCTTCGAATTAGCAATGATAGATCTTAAAGATAAACCACGGGAGATATTCCGACTTAATAAATTTGAAGGCTTGACTTATGAAGAAATCGCAGACTATCTGAATATCTCTAAAAGAAGTGTGGAAGATAATGTTGCGAAGGTTTCAAATCATCTTAAAGTAAAGTTAAAGAATCATTCATATTTTTTTGAGTAAAAATGTGTTATTGCAAAAAATCAGCGTCATAAGTATATATTAAGTAAAAATTGAATAAATTAGATTCCATATTGAAACAAAACAAAGATATCAAAGACTTTATAGTTTTTGATACTGATGCTGAATGGAATCAATTGATGCAGCAGGTGGAAGGACGTCATTTGGCAGAAAAAAAAAGTAAGATCTCATTCATTAATATCATTCAATCTATTGCAGCTTCAATGATAGTTATAGTACTTTTTGAGCTGACTCTAAAGGAGCCTGAGCCATCAAGAAGAGAAGTATTTGCAAAGGAAAACCAAAATATCACATTAACTGATGGTAGCATCATATCAATGATGACGGGTACAAATATGGACTACCCACTCCACTTCAGAGGACAAAATGAAAGAAAAATAATCTTTAAAGGAAGCGCAACATTTGATGTCAGGAAAAGTATTTTACCGTTTGTCATATATACCAAAGACTTGAAAACAGAAGTATTGGGTACTAAATTTATTATGTCACAAAAATCTGATACTTCATATATTGAAACATTGGAAGGTATAGTCAAGGTTTCAGAAATCAAAAATCCGGATAAATCTATTACGCTTCATAAAGGTGATAAATTTAAATATGCAGGAGGTTCTTTTACTGACCTTAACCACGTTGAGCCGGTAAAGAAAGCTCCAACCGTCATAAAACCTGCCAAAAATCCCGTTGTCGAAAAAGCACCACCAGTTGAACAAGCTGCTGAACCGGTAAAACCAGAAGGATCAGTATATAAGTTGGGTTCCGTGTTGAAAGACTATCTTGTCAAACAGAATAAAAAACTGATCAAAATCGACAAAAAATTCAAATTTGATCCTGAACAAAGAGTCAGAATAAATCTTAGCAGTGACTTTAATGAAATCATCAAATCCCTCAAATCACAGGGAATCATAGATACAAAACCCGGTGATTGCCTTGATTGTATTATCATTATAGCTCCGGATTCAGGGAAATAAAAGTTTATATTTTACAAGGATTCGCATAACACCATTGTAAGTAGCGTCCTTGGATATACCATTACGAATAGGGGTTCTTATGTGTTGGATTTAAACTTATACCCTAACCCTGCTCCGAACCATGGTCCGATATTGAATTGGCGGGAAATCAAAGGGGTTGCTCCGATTTTAAAAAAGAATTTACCCCCAGGTTTTTGAAAGCGATATAAAAAATTGGTATGTATCACCAAGTCCGGTCCCCAGCTGTCATCATCATCCCATAGAAAGCCATTGATATATGTCACTCCGGCTCCTATCTCAAAGTGGTGTTTTTTTCTGCCAAATACATAATTCAAACTGGCAGGAACGGTAATAAAGGATGTGGGTGCAAAACCTACTCCTATTTGCACATTAATACCTTGTAAATCCTTGCTCAGACTGTGCTCATAATTCACAGAGTTGACAAATCCCTTGCCCAATAATTCTATATACACTGCTTGGCTCGAAGAAGGGACACAAACAAATAAAAACAAGAAAATCATCAAAATTTTAAACATCACAATGGTGGTTTTAGATAAAAACAGATGGAATCGTTGACATTATGTAATGATTCTTTGGATGCACTCCTTTGCCGGCACAAGATTGCAAATTGTTCATTCATTTCTAAAATTGTGCTTCTCATTTTCCGGCAACTGTACAAAAATAATGGATATTTTTTAATTTTTCAATGGACAGGTCAATGAATGCAGTTAAATACCATATTGAACTTTAAATACTTACTTTATGTTTTATTTATTATTTTTACATCCAGGATTATATAAAATATGGTTATTAAAAATCACCAGTACTTCAATGGTAAAACAGGTGATTAAATATCTGTTG
The sequence above is drawn from the Saprospiraceae bacterium genome and encodes:
- a CDS encoding sigma-70 family RNA polymerase sigma factor, which codes for MHQKPFEEKTDFEIIFKEYFNPLVNFVNKYLENYENSREVVQSTFVKIWQYKNQIEIKTSVKAYLYQMTKNTMIDFIRSNKSMISASLVENEMLLLQDTTDEHLDPYIVRQAFELAMIDLKDKPREIFRLNKFEGLTYEEIADYLNISKRSVEDNVAKVSNHLKVKLKNHSYFFE
- a CDS encoding FecR domain-containing protein; translated protein: MNKLDSILKQNKDIKDFIVFDTDAEWNQLMQQVEGRHLAEKKSKISFINIIQSIAASMIVIVLFELTLKEPEPSRREVFAKENQNITLTDGSIISMMTGTNMDYPLHFRGQNERKIIFKGSATFDVRKSILPFVIYTKDLKTEVLGTKFIMSQKSDTSYIETLEGIVKVSEIKNPDKSITLHKGDKFKYAGGSFTDLNHVEPVKKAPTVIKPAKNPVVEKAPPVEQAAEPVKPEGSVYKLGSVLKDYLVKQNKKLIKIDKKFKFDPEQRVRINLSSDFNEIIKSLKSQGIIDTKPGDCLDCIIIIAPDSGK